The Amphiura filiformis chromosome 1, Afil_fr2py, whole genome shotgun sequence nucleotide sequence aaccgcctgctttcgcgattaccgtaaccactcgggtataagcccaccccctaggtggcagatttcacttcaaaaatggggtgggcttatgaccgggaagggctagtgcttgaattaaaaaaataagaacaatcacccccatttgtatgtatgcccaatgtaccagtaatttctatcttctatgtcaatttcttaaaattataagtgtggaatgttaattaccaagtgatattttttatatttgttcttaaatatgagagcaaagcattgatttgatttaaaaacttggccaaaatttagtactgggcttatacctgagtgcacccttgttcccagaatgttttgaaaaatagggggtgggcttataaccgaaggtgggcttatacccgggtggttacggtacttTCAGTAGAAGTAAATGAATTTCGCAACCGTCTGCTTTCACGATTACTTTtgatagaagtaaatgaacctgcaacaacccatggtgaacccgaaatgaccttccaaaaatttggctctaaatgttgcctgtacccacaaagtttcatgccaatacgacagtttttactaatttgacctcagatgaccccatgtCGATCCCGAAATgatctcccaaaaatttggctttaaatgttgactgtacccaccaagtttcatgcccatacgacagtttttactaatttgacctcagatgacccctggtgaccccgaaatgatcttccaaaaatgtggcctgaaatgttgactgtacccaccaagtttcatgcccatacgacagtttttactaatttgacctcggatgatccctggtgaccccgaaatgatcttccaaaatttggctttaaatgttgactgtacccaccaagtttcatgcccatacgacagttattactaatttgacctcagatgacccctggtgaccccgaaatgatcttccaaaaatttggctttaattgttgactgtacacaccaagtttcatgcccatacaacagttattactaatttgacctctggtgacctcgaaatgaccttccaaaaatttggctttaaatgttgactgtacccaccaagtttcatgcccatacaacagttttgactaatttgacctcagatgacctctggtgacctcgaaatgaccctccaaaaatttggctttaaatgttgactgtacccaccaagtgtcatgcccatacgacagtttttactaatttgacctcagatgacctctggtgacctcgaaatgaccttccaaaatttggctttaaatgttgactgtacccaccaagtttcatgcccatacgacagttttactaatttgacctcagatgacctctggtgacctcgaaatgaccttccaaaaatttggctttaaatgttgactgtatccaccaggtttcatacccatacgacagtttttactaatttgacctaagatgacccctggatgacctcagtgaccttgaaccactaaccaatacaaactggttctgtctcgggtcaaggtgcacccacccaccaagtttgaggaatgtgcgactcctagtctccgagaaaataggcggaaggcaaactttaaccaaaactttaaccaaatttgtcacatacacacacacacgcaccccccacacatacatacacacatacgaaaagtgattatatagtctcctgccttatcaggcgagacaaaaatcatgtaaaatcagctgttttttggcgattttagccattaagcccccacaTAACTCTGAAGGCCCCTCTGAgtcccccgcaggaaaagatcctggacacaccGGTGCtaaatacaaatgaccatacagagaTGTACTGCAAACAAGAGTTGCTTTTTCAGCTTTTGGTATCAATTGACCTCTTTCATGGCCATCTGTTTTTTCGAAATTTGGTGACAAGTTGCAAAAACTATTTTGTATATTGCCTGGGAtcaaatttcttgacaaattggtaGTGATGTGTCTTGTACTTTTAGATTTTTACTTTAGTACCCCAGCCAGCCACACAAATTTCACACCATCAAGATCAAATTATATGAACCCAAAGGTGATGGTGGTGTATAACCCAAACATTAAGTACTGATTAAATAATGATGACATCATGATTTATAACATGCCATCAATCtataacatgcgcgtattttgggggggggctttgggggcgccagccccccggggtcaaagtagggggcagCAAAAATgaaggggtggcggaagaagaaggggcggcaatactttttatcaaagaaaaaagggcgccaaaaattgaaaaagcataaaaatttttgaaaaaggttgcttttgggacgctagcTCTTAAaatccttgtttttttttttttttgctcttcacttttcaaacgaccgtgaaaaaaattaggtcaaccttttcgggctgttaaggaagggggcaaaatagtttcttcttcagccccccgggggtggggcggccacggtacgccactgtataaTGACACATACTATTCCGAAGCATAGAACATAAAGATACACAATACAATCAGTTACAAGAAGCAATATAAATGAAAATACAATATGAAgcacaaaaaaaaatttgctcaaaaagaaacttattttttcacaaggtcatacatatcttaaaatcctgatcataaaaatgaaccaaaattacacacaggattattaCAGTACTCTTAatcactggtcagtaaccaaacagttgtccagctgacacaacagcaaaatgcactgacacagaacagcttcctggaccacattcacaggcgaataattggcacccagcaaaggaaatctgtgagaatgcgtacaagatccttacacaggtgataatttccaaaaaGTGGAAGAGTGTGGAACCGTgatgcttctgcttttcacacactttcttcaagaaacaggtcttgttccacattattccacttactcacagatttcttgtgttgggtgccattATTGGGCtctgaatgtggtccaggaagctgttccatgtcagagcattttgctgttgtgtcagttactCAGTTGTACTACAACTGTTTGgctactgaccagtgtttagagtagagtattgaagaattcctgtgtgtaattttggttcattttgacggACAGGATTTAAGTTATgaacttgtgaaaaattataagtttcttttttggcttagtgtataaggACACTATTGCGAAGCACAGAACATAAAGATACATACAATGTAATACAAAAATGCAATTAGTTACAAGCTGCAAAGAAAATATGAAGCACCAAAAAAAAGatgtaaataatataataaatgtaaTGTATATCTTTCAAATTCATtgtccgaatcaactgaaattataGAACTATAGTCTgcataccttcctcgagtcagtaatttagatattgttttttattgtatcactaaatgtaataataagtatataagtatatatttttagaaaggaaacgatgcaaggaatccaactatcaTAACAGATTCCTataaaaattaacagtttttgagaaaatcttaaaatttggttTTAATTTACTGAtcgactcgaggaaggtatatggactatattagctTTTTTTATGGATACCGTACCCAGTGACTGTACAACAAGCACCTTAAACATGGTTTGATACATATGACATACTGATCATaatggatgaatattttgtgcattttttacgTATACTGTCGGCgccctgggtggttaatggaacgaatatggtacatgtacatatatatcTAATTATCTATTGAACCATATGCTAGaacacaaaatacccctttaagatACATCTAGAAAATACCATACATGAAAAATTGGTCCACAACCTTTTATCTAAAACTAAATAATAATATGTAGTTCCATCATAAAAAATAGTTACATGCTTGCATACAAAAATATAAACAAGGAAAAATGGAGCAATTACGGAAAAGGATGCAAATCTACTAGTctcattacaagactgccctaccccaaccataaccctaactcAGTAAACAAAGACTGGACTCAAGTCCAGAAAGTTGTACTGTACCCAGTTCGGTAATTGTACCAGTGAAAAACTTTAATGAAAACTTCCAATATGAAGAATTCAAATGCCTTTATTTTATAACTATTGTGATAACATGTAGTcacacatttcttttttttttcattttatccaGTTATATCTGTCAATATCTCAAACTGAGAAAATGgaagatatcgcattttataTTTACTCCTGTACAAagtatcataggcgtagatcccgggggaagggggatttatcccccccaatattttgacaggggggatggtccatacaatcatcccccattgTTGAaggctgtatgtgggtttctgaccaaattaacctcatacttGACAATTTTAGCCACCAAAGCGCAAACATTTTTCGTGCGCATTTGTTCCATAAACAACAAAAGGGGCTAGATTCAGTATACTTcgagaattttttttcaaacctcatccaatgtcaaaaagaaatctacgccactgcaaagTATATGATTCTCTAGTCATCATCTATTGGAATTTGGCCCTAATCTATATGGTAAATTGCTATTTGTTGcaatttattaatataacttatacatATAAGGccagaaaaaaattatttgattgtcCATATATAGAGCCCTTCCAAGGGTTAGAGTCggttgaattgggatttctctaatgtataccacttcattcatgtttttggaagtttatacgaggggcagtcagtatgttttaagagtggactcgtatcgtcatatgtggattgttttcacggcatttctcaatgattacataaacactgtacctttgtctttcaaacaacacaggCAAAAAATATATCACAcatatgattacgtaacagcattagcataaaatcaatgatcTAGAGTCACTGGTGAAATTGAgacgtttttgttaagggaaataagaggctgaaatgaggtattgttgtattttttatattttctcggaaattaaagaatggagaatgctgccttttggaacagtaatagaacacaaactaccagttcattaaaccatgtttgttgggctgtaaatattttagtttgtttaaaatgcatggtcaaatatgtcttatttttgacaaaaacaaggtttttctttctatacaaatcttgatattgccaaaaatagcaaacgtggaaatttaatttttttggccagttctgttgactaatctccaaaaattaaaacggagtctccctagaaaatgtTTGagtccgtgattaaaatataactgttattctaccattgttacatttatacaaaaagtagtggtacagagagagaggccatcgcttttaataagaaatttatttttaaaacttttctgttcatttcaggttgagatcatccataaaaattcatataaatatttaaattaaaattttcatagcattttgtaatattttaggccctatttacatggacttttgccattttcgtgcatttccaccatgttgtatcggtcatcctacctacgcatgcgcagattattgtttgatttgcaccagttatcatcgcactgagtactagctctcacacgtgaccagtcattatattttagtcagtttcattttggagataattaatgtcatttgtaataactgcttttttcATTAACGCcctttttgcagaataattttgcttccattcaagccctaaagttgttgaagtttccagccgtcccatttccaccacagtttaatgacaagtctcatattttaccaaatgcaaactgaggacctagtgtttattcctgcaaAAAACTAGCCTTATGTTCCTTGTACTTTctctgttctcggacattttaaacacgtgtctttgctgtaatttaaaaggcccgcctttttgagtgatttggcagtgtccctagtatattgattttatgctaatgctgttacgtaatcatgtgtatgatataatttttacatgtgttgtttgaaagacaaaggtacagtgtttatgtaatcattgagaaatgccatgaaaacaatcaacATATGACGTCACtagtccactcttaaaacatactgactgcccctcgtaagtgtgaagaaactgttttaaaaactttttgggatgtcaaaaaaacaaacaaaaaaaaacacaccagaaaCTCTTTCTGGaatttacaaaataattcttttatacagtaaaaaacaaacaaaaaaaacaacaacaacaaaagattTGGAGCCTGTTGGATGAGTACACTCAAAAAACCTATTTTTTGCCTTAGAAAGTAATTACAATTTGTTGGAATTAAttcttataatttataaagtacattTGCATTTCTAAGTTTAACCATTTAGTATCATTTTCACATGGTCTAATCCCATTTTGTCCATGCCCATTTGGTCTATTTCACTATTATGCATTTAACTTTCATGGTAATAGACAAAATGTTATAgatcaggcaaaaaaaaaaattgttgtgttgccctcccaagcctaaaatctggtagtacacccggccgttttttttttttttttttttttttttttttagcaactcaaccatttgatacctactatttcacagtcacatgagtgaagagaggcatatgcttaatattggctgtattttctacccaatgttgaatattttattgaagtaaatattaatattaaggcccttcacaattaattcttagtttactatttaaagattttaaaataggcatgaggtaacttaattattagttatttattacttattattttcttcattttgaaacaagtggtcacagcccaatatcaacatgaacatcctgcatggtacattttggcactgcagattatattgcaattatggttgattttatatattgaaaattaaagtcataatgtacgatcttttttcagaatttacctttatttttttcaaaaccgattttttggcatatttgtaatacttacatatgttctaacttaaatctatgagcaaactttCAAATTCGttctatttgtagtaaaacgggacgattttctgttggtccgacataaagtcataattttttagattatgactttatgtcgccCACGATCGCAAAACCGTAGTCTCAAGACAAAACTAGTTTAGTTAcgcccctccacatgtggagggagcgtaactaaaCTGGCCGCTGTGAgagagactaactctgaggccgcactcgctgtcctaatccaaatagtgcgagatgtttcgagtgatagaggtggagattatgatgttgtttctttgcaaattcccaatgttttttttttttttttttattgggaactttcataatgattgtatattatcattttagaagaaaaaaagaaaaatttaaaaatttaaaaagatcgtacattaaggctttaataatatgtgttatttgtttgttcaggattcatgatcaaagtaagaaagtagcaaattaatgtaacaaaaatgtcatttaacagagaaaatgacagagaaaaatcaaataattaaatatttgcaattttaaatttttgatgcgggcgggaaatagaaaactcaaaatcaattgtgaagggcctaaacatccatgttgttgggattcaatgagtcagtcctactatccaattaaagtgctggcttggggcacaatctttttagtgaacgttATGGATCTGGGAATAGGCTTGGGGTACATgtatgacaaaaaaaaatcatttgttaaaaaaaattatttaaaaaaaaacccgggcccagattttcgcgattttcacccggccgcggagggcaacacaacatattTTGGCCTCATGAGAAGATAAGGCAGTATAATATCTCTTAATAACCAACTATCAAAATTAACACAAATCAACTCTGACTTGTTTCAAGGCTTTGAATTTTCTGACCACAAttgtaaaacatcaaaattgcatgtttttgaccCACTTTTcttcaaattacaaaaatatttaacttttattgccagttagcaGAATTAGAATTTAGctacgtttcatttggcaaaataggataataattttttttaatcaaaaaaatttaaaaaaataaaaaaatcagtgctgtatgtttctggaatcgggagtaattTCCACACCTGCAGCTGTCATCAATAACTTTGTTTCACATCTTTGATATTATAAAAACCTTGCAGATGAAActgtttttagtttttattttaGTTAATAAACACATGTGACCGTCCACCAAAAATGGGATCATGTAATATTGGTGTTTTCACTTTGTAAAGATATTCAAGAGGCATATTCTACTCAGTAAAAAGCTTTGCAATATTACATGTCCCTATTGCTTGACAGAaaagaaagtaaaaaataaatGTGTTGGGAATTCTTTGGTCTCCACTatactgagagcaggtctcttattttatcccttgagaaagaaaagttttgtctttttgaaacgtcgggtttttaactttgtttatatgtcttatgttactcccccattggatgttgtgtcatattttccctgtttttaattttatccattgctagtgtgacactgttgtatccttttggatccatccttgcATGCAATGGTTCCCCgccggtcagttggaacagattttccatATTTTTATATTCCAATAAAGGTTTTTTAAGATGTTCAGTAGACCACATATctcccctacatatttttttaaataaatcgaaaactatttgacgaaatgcaaacctgtaaaatgatatgggtagccttatttgttttacacatgtggaacAAATTTtagcatcacacgtcattgcattcagtcacaatggttcattatgtaaaaaaaggagaccgttttaaacagtgttaaaagttgcatctgagtccataggactcaattctcaaacaatacagtaggccagggatattcatgtgtttgtaaaagaaaacttaatctttggtattcttcttcttcttcttgaaaagcaaagcaggtgttttattcttttctttttaatgataaatgtctaAGATGGAAGGgagtgagaatagaccacatcgccagtagttcatcacatgtgaaaagtcacattttaataatgctgcgtttgcccgaatttcttcgcggtagagcaataggtttgctcAGAAAATGtacggtgaaagaaattgctcgtcagtatgggagttgcgcctaatgcaattcaaaattgagaacaaaatttcagttgacaggagacgtgaaaaatcagccgagagcacctCGTCGACATGTCACGACTGTTCGTCAGGACATGTCTATGTGAATCTGGCTGAAACCCGTCGAAAAATGTCTGGTAAGTTATTGCGTTTCAATAAATTATGTCGTGCTCGTTTCCCAaacatcccctactaaacatctagactttaagttttatttccattacaaacacatggacaggcctaacatactgtattgtttgacaattgactcctatggactcaggtgcaacttttaaaattccctcttttttacataatgaaccattgtggctaaacgcaatgatgtgtgacactacaaattggcccagatttgtaaaacaaataaggttactcgtaactttttacaattttacatttagttaaataattttcgatttatttcaaaaagcattagggggaacttataagttgtgcactgtatatatTCACATTATATGGCACCTTtttggtggatggtcacatatgttctTTATACACAAAATATGGGACTTCATTGCAGTCCAGCAAGTATTAGATATCAAGCTCAATGCTATTACTTcatttcacctcaagtttgataCAGaggtgaaaattttgaaaatacgcCATTGAAAACTGAAGTACCACCTCAAACAGGGTGGGTGCCCCAATCAAATGACTCATGATATACGCCAATAGGTACAGTGTACACTGCATCTATACAGACAGTTTGTTTATGTGACTTCGTAAAATCACCGACATCCAACTTTTTTGAGATACAACAAAGTTTAGTTGACCATCCGCTTATGATAACTTTCAACAGACAATAAATGAGATTTCATAGATGAACATACTCAGATTTCATACGCCAGGACTCGgattcaatttgagcttgatcaTTAAGGACTCGGACATGGACTCGGTTATACTCGGATACCAAGGAATCAAACTCGGATTCATATGCGGTGTGATTAACAGCGGGAGGTGTTACCAATGGTGTACCTAATAACTGATGTTCTTCTGAACGCACCATATTTGAGATATTAAATGGCATGTGCACTTTGCCTTGTGTTTCGGGTTGCATGTGTacttcactttttgtactttcaGGCTGCACACATACTTCACTTTTTGATTGGTGCTTATCTCTCTTCTTGTGCATCTTTTGCTTTGCGAAATTTGATGGTACACGCATCTCCGATCTGGACTTGCAACTTTTTTCGTGTGTCTTTTGATTACTTTGCTGCGTAAATTTCTTGTCACAAAAACTACATCCGTAAGGTCTTTCCCCGGTATGTTTCCTTTCATGAGCTTTTCGCGAGTTGCTTTGAGTAAATGTTGCTGAGCAATAATTGCATGCGTATGGTCGTGGGTTCGCTTCGTGGGTAATCATGTGACGTTTCAGGCTGGTTAAATAAGGAAATTGTTTCCCACATGTCTTGCACGCGTatggtcgtgggttcgattcatGGATAACCATGTGACGCCTCATTACGGCATTACTAGAATATTGTTTCCCACAAGTCTTGCATGTAACGCGGGCGACGGGTTCACCTCCATGTTTGCTAGCCTCATGTTCACGCTGTTCCTGTGTAGTGTAGAGCACTCTACTGCAGCCTTCGTATGAGCAAAAACGCTTTTTACGAGGATGATTACATTGCAGTCCTTTTAGATCTGCATCCGGAAACACATCCTTATGAGCAGTGACTTCATGGTATCGCATGTAGCGACTAGTTGTGTACTTCTTCCCGCACACCGAACATGGATACGATTCTCGCACACTGTGACGCACTCTCTTGTGTGATTTCAAACTTGCCATAATTGCGTAGCTTTTCCCACAGATCTCACAGGTATACTTCAAATTATTTGTGTGCACCTTCTTATGAATTTGgtaataaaaatgttgaaatgatTTCCCGCATACTTCGCAAATAACTTTACCGTAGATGTACTTTTTTGTCCTTATGCGGCGTTTTGTCCGTTTTCCTTCTACTTCTTCACTTTGTTTTTCTGGCAATTGCTCTTCACTTTCAGCACATCTTACAGCTGGTTTTATATCTACAACACTTATATACTTAGGtggttctttttctttcttttctttgactTTTTTAATACTTCGGGTTGCTCGCTTTCTTATTTTTTTCTCCGGTATTTCTTCACCTTCTTCACATTCAGTATCTGAATCGGAATCAGGTGCAAACGAATCTCCCTCTTGACTTTCTTCTTCTTGATCGCCATAGAACATTCGCTTCCGGCTTCTCATAGATTTGCGACCAGTATGTTTGACTTTTTTtcgtttcatttttttcttttgtgtttttttcttttgtgTCTTTTTCTTTTGTGCTTCAGAATCCGCATCCGGTGAAAAATCATAACTCTCGGTTGTCTCACCATCAGAGTCACTTTGTTTTACCGtaatttctttcttttgtctCTTTTTCCTTTTCGTTTGTACTACTTCTCCTTCAGAATCAGAAGACATCGAATCTTTCTTTTGACTTTTCCCCTTCCGAATACGACCAAATTGTCGTTCCCGGTTACTTTTAGATTTCCTGGTTCGATCGACACCAACCATTTTCTGCTGATCTTTATCATTTTGCTGTCCTTTAATTTGAGTTCTTTGTTCACCATCTGTGTTTCTTTCCAACTTTCCTTTGGATTTCACGCCTTGATGTTCTTCATCTTGATTCTTCTCGCCTCCAGAATCAGAATCCGGCGAAAAATCATAACCCTCTGTCGCATCACCTTCAGAATCGGATTCAGGTGAAAAAGCATAATTCTCCTCTTCTCCTTCTTCCTCTTGACCGCCATTAACAATTTGTTCCTGGTTTCTATCATCAGATTTTGTGGTTTGTTTGACTTTACtttgtctttcttgtctttctttctttagcaTCTGTTTGTCTTCTTCACCTTCAGAATCAGAAGACAAAGATTCCTGTTGAATTTCCATAACTTGATCGCCATAACATATTTGCCCAATGGCTATACCACCAAAATATATCTGTCCTAATTTAATTTGATACTGACTTGTGTCTTTGAAATCATCTTTCACTTGGTTTTGCTCATCTTTATCATTTTGAAGTTGTTGTCCTTTAGTCAATTGATCGCTACCTTTCTTTCTCTCTAACTTTTCATTAGAATTGTTGCCTTGACCTTCTTCATCTCCGTTCTTCTCACCTTCAGCAACAGAATCAGAATCATTTTCCTGCTGCTTTTGTTGACCTTCATCATTTTGCTGTCCTTTACTTTCAGTCA carries:
- the LOC140160943 gene encoding uncharacterized protein — encoded protein: MSEIEERNESVIFQITNEGIERHQTSDNDDETIQENKKQVEQENKKSVKLERNIDDEQMPQSKGQRNDKDQENQQKGDCEGELNEGDKQHDKKFKGKLERNSEDEQMTESKGQQNDEGQQKQQENDSDSVAEGEKNGDEEGQGNNSNEKLERKKGSDQLTKGQQLQNDKDEQNQVKDDFKDTSQYQIKLGQIYFGGIAIGQICYGDQVMEIQQESLSSDSEGEEDKQMLKKERQERQSKVKQTTKSDDRNQEQIVNGGQEEEGEEENYAFSPESDSEGDATEGYDFSPDSDSGGEKNQDEEHQGVKSKGKLERNTDGEQRTQIKGQQNDKDQQKMVGVDRTRKSKSNRERQFGRIRKGKSQKKDSMSSDSEGEVVQTKRKKRQKKEITVKQSDSDGETTESYDFSPDADSEAQKKKTQKKKTQKKKMKRKKVKHTGRKSMRSRKRMFYGDQEEESQEGDSFAPDSDSDTECEEGEEIPEKKIRKRATRSIKKVKEKKEKEPPKYISVVDIKPAVRCAESEEQLPEKQSEEVEGKRTKRRIRTKKYIYGKVICEVCGKSFQHFYYQIHKKVHTNNLKYTCEICGKSYAIMASLKSHKRVRHSVRESYPCSVCGKKYTTSRYMRYHEVTAHKDVFPDADLKGLQCNHPRKKRFCSYEGCSRVLYTTQEQREHEASKHGGEPVARVTCKTCGKQYSSNAVMRRHMVIHESNPRPYACKTCGKQFPYLTSLKRHMITHEANPRPYACNYCSATFTQSNSRKAHERKHTGERPYGCSFCDKKFTQQSNQKTHEKSCKSRSEMRVPSNFAKQKMHKKRDKHQSKSEVCVQPESTKSEVHMQPETQGKVHMPFNISNMVRSEEHQLLGTPLVTPPAVNHTAYESEFDSLVSEYNRVHVRVLNDQAQIESESWRMKSEYVHL